One part of the Candidatus Neomarinimicrobiota bacterium genome encodes these proteins:
- a CDS encoding Y-family DNA polymerase has product MFGIADCNNFYVSCERVFNPSLEKRPVVVLSNNDGCIVARSNEVKALGIPMGTPLFKVREMIQEYNIAVYSSNYTLYADMSQRVMTVLAQMVPSMEIYSIDEAFLDLRGFPADRLEAHIRDTRKKVLQWTGIPVSIGVAPSKTLAKIANRAAKKKGEYEGVCILNSKALREDFLKHTAVEDIWGIGPRLSRFLKARGIFTALQLTRMNDFWIKKNLTVTGLRTVYELRGVPVLPLENKTPDKQEICTSRSFGRPVEKLQELKESIATYVARSAEKLRQQHSLANTILVFIRTDPFKESVYQNFRILSLPVPTACTEEITEYALYGLERIYKPGYRYKKAGVILSSIIPDTGVQQNLFDTRPREKSRKRMQVVDFINQKMGSDTLRFASQGIKKSWKMKRENITPAYTTNWDEILTVRI; this is encoded by the coding sequence AAAGGCCGGTTGTGGTTTTATCCAACAATGACGGATGCATTGTGGCACGGTCTAATGAGGTAAAGGCGCTTGGAATTCCCATGGGGACTCCCTTGTTTAAGGTCCGTGAAATGATTCAGGAATACAACATTGCCGTCTATTCCTCCAACTATACCCTGTATGCCGATATGTCTCAACGCGTCATGACGGTTCTGGCCCAAATGGTCCCCTCCATGGAAATATATTCCATAGATGAGGCTTTTTTGGATCTACGGGGTTTTCCGGCAGATCGTCTGGAGGCTCATATCCGGGATACACGAAAAAAAGTGCTCCAATGGACCGGCATTCCTGTTTCTATCGGAGTGGCTCCCAGTAAAACTCTGGCAAAAATCGCCAATCGGGCAGCTAAAAAGAAAGGGGAATACGAAGGCGTGTGTATTCTTAATTCTAAGGCGTTACGGGAGGATTTCCTGAAACACACCGCCGTGGAAGATATCTGGGGCATCGGTCCCCGCCTGTCCCGTTTTTTGAAGGCACGGGGAATTTTTACTGCTTTACAACTGACGCGCATGAATGATTTCTGGATTAAAAAGAATCTCACGGTTACGGGATTAAGAACGGTCTATGAATTGCGGGGCGTTCCCGTCCTCCCTCTGGAAAACAAAACTCCGGATAAGCAGGAGATTTGTACCTCCCGGTCCTTTGGCAGGCCGGTGGAAAAACTTCAGGAATTGAAGGAATCCATTGCCACCTATGTGGCACGATCGGCTGAAAAACTCCGGCAACAACACTCCCTGGCCAATACCATTCTGGTTTTTATTCGCACCGATCCCTTTAAAGAAAGTGTCTATCAGAATTTCAGAATCCTCTCCCTCCCTGTCCCCACAGCTTGTACCGAAGAAATTACTGAATATGCCTTATACGGATTGGAACGTATCTACAAACCGGGATACCGCTATAAAAAAGCCGGGGTGATTCTCAGCAGTATCATTCCGGACACAGGTGTACAGCAAAACCTTTTTGATACACGTCCCCGGGAAAAAAGCCGGAAACGCATGCAGGTGGTAGATTTTATCAATCAAAAAATGGGGAGCGACACCCTCCGTTTTGCCTCCCAAGGCATTAAAAAATCCTGGAAAATGAAACGGGAAAATATCACACCCGCCTATACCACGAACTGGGATGAAATTTTAACGGTCAGGATTTAA